The Centroberyx gerrardi isolate f3 chromosome 7, fCenGer3.hap1.cur.20231027, whole genome shotgun sequence genome contains a region encoding:
- the LOC139907998 gene encoding tryptase-like has product MDSRLLTCAVTLLTLMVKVCGTAPLNTKIVGGHDAAAGAWPWQASLHWYGTHFCGGSLINNQWVLTAAHCVENISTSGLTVYLGRDTQEGTNVNEVSREVSKIIGHPDYNDTPDNNDMALLLLSSPVDFTDYIRPVCLAADGSVFNARTTSWVTGWGDINTEVSFPSPQRLREVDVPIVSNSQCSTSYGDITDNMICAGLSERGKDSCQGDSGGPMVNEQDSRWIQSGVVSFGKGCAEPDFPGVYVRVSRYQSWIKSQITTNQPGFVFVTFSGSGSISGTASLSILLLVSILPVLFSLHVL; this is encoded by the exons ATGGACTCAAGGCTGCTCACCTGTGCTGTAACGCTTCTGACCTTAATGGTGAAGG TGTGCGGCACCGCTCCACTCAACACTAAAATCGTAGGAGGCCACGATGCCGCTGCAGGGGCTTGGCCCTGGCAGGCCAGCCTGCACTGGTATGGGACACATTTCTGTGGAGGATCCCTCATCAACAACCAGTGGGTTCTGACTGCTGCTCATTGTGTCGAAAA CATCAGCACATCTGGGCTGACCGTCTACCTCGGACGCGACACCCAGGAAGGCACCAATGTGAACGAGGTTTCCAGAGAGGTGTCCAAGATCATCGGACACCCGGACTACAACGACACACCCGACAACAATGACATGgccttgctgctgctgtcctccCCGGTCGACTTCACCGACTACATCAGACCGGTCTGCCTGGCTGCGGACGGCAGCGTCTTCAATGCCAGGACGACCAGCTGGGTCACCGGCTGGGGAGATATCAACACCGAAG tttcctTCCCTTCACCTCAGAGGCTGCGGGAGGTGGATGTTCCCATCGTGTCCAACAGCCAGTGCAGCACCAGCTATGGAGATATCACAGACAACATGATCTGTGCCGGTCtgtcagagagaggaaaagactcCTGTCAG GGGGATTCAGGCGGGCCGATGGTGAACGAACAGGACTCCCGCTGGATCCAGTCTGGAGTGGTGAGTTTTGGTAAAGGTTGTGCTGAGCCTGACTTCCCAGGAGTCTACGTCAGAGTGTCCCGGTACCAGTCCTGGATCAAAAGCCAGATCACCACCAACCAGCCGGGCTTCGTCTTCGTCACCTTCAGCGGCTCCGGCAGCATCTCTGGAactgcttctctctccattttgctCCTGGTGTCCATTTTGCCtgtgctcttctctctgcatGTCCTGTAA